The Roseivivax sp. THAF197b genome contains the following window.
ATCATCACCTTCAAGCACGGTGCCTATTGGTGGAGCGCGTCCGAGGGCGCCTATCCACTCTCGGCAGCGCTCGAGACCATCAAGGAACAGGGCGGCTGGGTCGAAACCATCCCCAACCCGAATTACCGACCCAAGGGGCTGTTCGGGTAGGGCACCTTCTCCTTTGGTCCTGCCGCCAGGCGGAAAAGAAAAAGCGGGCTTTGGGAGTGGTGTTTCAACTTCGCAAAGGAGAGCCCCATGACCATCACTGCACAGCCACAGACAGACTGTCCGGATCCGAGTGTGATCGCAGCGCAGAACGACGCGTTTCGCAAGCTCGCGTGCCTCGGCGTGCCGCCCGCGCAGCCAATCCAGGGCCGGATGCATGTCACCCGCTCGCTCATGGAGGCCGGTGACGGCTTCATGGCCGAGGCGGTGAAAGCCACCGGGGAATTCGACACCTTCGAGCCGGAGAATGACCCGGAAGGCTGGCATGATTTCGGGTCGGTCACGGTCCGCGGCGAGACCGTGTTCTGGAAAATCGATCTGTATGAAGCGGATTCCGACTTTCGCTACGGGGCCGAGACCCCGGACAACCCCACGACCACCATGCGCGAGCTGACCATCATGATGGCGCGCGACTGGTAGAAGGGCAGGGGACTCCTCCCCGACATCTCAGGCAATGAAGGCCCACTGACCCCTCAAAGGGAGAGTGGGCCTTTTGTCCTTTTGATCCCCGAAGCCGGGGATTGGTCACGCGCGTGAAGGCGCGGGCCGCTCCAAACCCACCGAAAAGGAAACCCCATGACCACAAGCCTCAAACCCGTCTCCGTCGCCATCGGCGACCTTGTCGCCCATCCCGCCAACGTGCGCAGCAACTCGCCGGAAACCTACCACCCCGAGAACATCGCCCATTTGAAAGCCAGCATCGCTGTACTGGGCCTCCTGCAGCCGCTCCTGGTCCAGAAGATCGACGGCAAATATGCCGTGCTCGCAGGCGGTCGCCGCCATGCCGCCCTGAAGGAACTGGTCGCGGACAAGGCCGCGAAAGGCTTCACGGCGAAGACCAAGATCGACTGCCGCCTTGTGCCGGACGATTGCGATGTCACCACAGCCCTGTCGCTCGCCGAGAACATCACCCAGGCGCCGATGAACGCAATCGACGAGTTCGAGGCCTTCGCGCGGATGATGGAGATCGACGGCCAGACGCCTGAGACCATCGCAAAGACTTTCGGCACGACCGTTGCCGCCGTGAAAGGCCGGTTGCGCTACGGGCTGATCCACCCCGACATCCGGGCCGCGGCCCGGGCCAAGACGATCACGCTCGACACGATGAAGGCTTTCGCTGAGCACCCGAGCCAGGAGGTGCAGAATGAGGTCTTCGAGGCGCTCACCAAGGAAGACAGCTACCTGCAGGCCTATACGGTCCGCCAGGCGCTCAAATCCCGTGGGGTGCAGGTCAGTGACGATATCGGGGCCTTCGTGCGTGAGGACTATGAGGCCCGCGGCGGAGCGATCGCAGCCGATCTGCTGGAAGAGCATTCCGTGTTGGAGGATGCGGCGCTGGTCGAGACCATCCTGCTCGAGAAACTCGGGGCTGTCGCTGAGCAGGCCCGCGCAAAACTGGGCTTTGCCTGGGCCGATGCGATGGTCCGGTATGATTACGCGACCATGGCCGACTACGGCCGGGTCTATCCCGGCCCGATCGAGCCGGATGAGACCGCCCAGAAGCGCATCGACGAGATCACCGCCGAGCTTGAGAAACTGCAGCTCGAGATGGAGGATGAGGGGCTCGAAGACGACGCGTACAATGCGCTCTACGACCGGGTGGACGCTCTGGAAGTGGAAGCCCGCGATCTGCAGGAGGCCTACAGCGCCGAGGATCTCGCCCGCGCCGGTGTGATCGCGTCCTGGTCGAACGGGCAGGTAACGCTCCATATCGGCCTCGTCCGCCCCGAGGACATCGTGAAAGAAGAGGGCGCGCCCAGTTCCTCGACTAACACCACCGGAGAGGAGGCCCCCGACGCTGGCGAAATCACCTATCCGGCCTCGCTGGCAGAGGACCTCAAGACCGAGCGGGCCATGGCGCTCGGGGCGGCGATGGCGCTGCATCCCGAGGCCACGCTCGATCTGGCGCTCTTCAAGCTGGTGAGCGACGTTCTGGGCAGCGGCATGAGCGTCACGCAGGCGATCAAGTTCGAGGCCCGCAAGGAATACCGCAGCCATGCCAAAATGGACGAGATCAACGAGACTTCGCTTGAGCAGGTGGCGGCGGCGCATGATGCGCTGGACCTGTCGTGGCTCGATGCCACCCGGTCCCCTGCCGATCAGTTCGCGGCGTTTCGCGCGCTGGACGCCGGCGAGAAGGCCAAGCTCGTGGCCTATGCGACCGCCAGCACGACGCAGTCCTGTTTCGCGCGGGACCGGCAGCGTGACAGCCTGATGCATGAGTTCGAGATCGAGATCATGCCCGACATTCGCGCGCATTGGACGCCGAACGCGGCGCTCTTCAACCGCTTCAAGAAGGCTTGGCTCCTGAAAATCCTCGGCGAGGATCTGGGCCTCGCTCAGGAGGCGGTAACGTTGGCCTCGTCAAGCAAGAAGGAGATCGTCGCCTTCTGCGACAAGCTCTTCGCCGAACCCTTCGCCACCCTCACCGACGCGCAGCGCGCTGCTGTGGCCGCCTGGTGCCCGCCGATGATGCAGACCAACGGTGTCGCCGTTGATGAGGCGGAGACCACTGCGGAAACCCCGGAGCCTGACAGCGAGATCGCGCAAGCGGCCTGAGTCCTCACGCGACCCGCGCAAGCCCTTTCGCCTGCGCGGGTCTATCTTCTCATACCCAACGGAAAGACATCCCCATGGCTATTCTCAAGTTCTCTGCCTCCGCTGTCGCAGCGCAGATCGCCCATGCGCGCGCCTGCAAAACCTTCCTGCCCAACTGGAACGGGCCCGTGGACAGGCCGGCCCTGATCCTCATCGTCGGCTACGGCGTGCATCTGCGCTCGAACGGCATCGACGGCACAACCACCCGCATCGTCACGACCGAGCAGGCCGATCCGTCCTTCGCCTTTGCCGACGGCATGAACCCGTTTCGCGACACCGACTGGATGGCGCAGCGCCGCATGGCGTTTCGCGATCTGACCGGCCAGTTCTACACCGACATTCTCGACGATGTGCAGGTGCTGATCGACCGGGGGCAGGGGGCGATCCGGCTCGCCACCGATGGCCACAGCATCCGCGTCTTCGTGCGCCGGGCCTCGGACTATCTGATCGGCGGGACCTACGAGGTGCCCTCAGGCCTCGGCGGTACCTTCCGGGTCATCCTCAAGGATGCCTGCGACACCTTCGCGATCGTGCAGAACTGTGGCAATTCGGCGTTTTGGGAATACGAAGATGATGATGCAGCACCAATGTCCCGAGAGCGCGCAGCGCGGCAGGGTATTGGTGCTTCAACTCATTCCCACAAACGCTGCGAGGATTTCGACGCCATGCAGCCCTATCGCGTGCCGCTCGATGCGCTAATGGAAATCGATGACCGGAGGGCGGCGTAATGGGTTGGCTCTTCTACACCGATCGCCGCGTCAAAACCTACGCGGACGAGAAAGCGGAGATTGCCCGGCTTTGTACCTTCGAAGGCGACACGCGCAAAACCGAACTGGTCAAGGCCTGTAAGGTTGGCTCCACCTGGTATGCAGCGGCTAGGGTTACCTATCGCGACGGCACCCCTGTCGAGGACGCGACCTATGTCACCGATCCGGATGGCTCCATCACTTTCGGAGCGGTCTTCCTCACCCGATACGATGACGGCTGCTGGGGCTACAAGGATATGGAGGAAAGTGCTGGCCCGAACGAGTCGCGCGCGCCCCTTGGGCTGATCGAGCTTCTCTCCAACCTGAAAGACGAAGGCAGCTACGCCCATGGCTGGCGCCAGCGCTGCCGGGATTGGGCGTCGATCCCGGACTATGAGGAAGGCGACAAGATCAGGCTCGCCACCCCTGTGACACTCACCGATGGCAGCACATGCCAGATCGTCACCGCGACCCACTACAGGCGCGGGCGGCAAAAACGCCGCTGCTACCGCATCGAGGAAACCGGCGGGCTCATGCGGCTCTCAAGGGCCTCGCTTGTGGGCTCGGAACTGCTCAGCTCAGCGAAGAGTGAAGCCAGTCCGGTGCTCGCCGAGTTTATGGCGGGGCGGGGGAACTGAGCGATAGGACCGCTATTCACGTGCGGTCCATGACTGCCTGCTCCGCGCCCAAAAGGTGTAGAGCAGGCTTTTTGTCCTTTGGAACTCAGACCCTGATCCAAAGGAAATCCCCATGACCCAGCCCAAACCGGCAAGCCCGGCTCTCTCAACCTCCGACGGTCATCTCGCCTCTGCGCTGGCGCAAGTCGGCGCGGAGATCGACCACCAGCCCCTACGCAGCTCAGCGCTCGCGCGCATGATGCGCGAGGCGTTTCATGGCAGCGATGCCGGGGGCGCCTGGGACTGGCGCATGGCCTATGACGTGATGCAGGCCGCTGCCATCCGAGTGCTGCTGCGTGGGGACGGCGCGGCAGGTGACATTGCCGCTGCGAAACTCCTCGCGTCCCGGCTCCTGACGGAAACCCGCCGGTCGGAACAGCAGATCCGGCTGCAGCAGTTTTCCACGCCACTGCCATTTGCGGCGCTGGTCTTGCGGGCGGCTGCGGTCCGCAAGGGCGAGACTGTGCTCGAACCATCCGCCGGCACCGGTGCCCTGGCCGCGTTCGCTGCCAGGGCCGGTGCCACGTTACTGCTCAACGAGATCGACCCCTTTCGCCAGAGCCTCCTGCGCGCGGTCTTCGGCGGCGAGGTGACGGGCCATGACGGGGAGCATATTGACGATCTGCTACAGACGCTGGTTCTGCCCGACGTCGTGGTGATGAACCCGCCCTTCGCCTCCTCGGTCGATCGCTCCCGCGACAAGCACATCGCCGCCAAACATCTCATCGCCGCTGCCAAGCGCCTAGCACCCGGTGGGCGGATGGTGGCGATCATGCCGCAGGGGTTCGCGCCCGAACGCGATGCTGCGCATTGGTCACGCGCCTGCGGTCTCATGACGCCGCGATTGGTGTTGACGATGCCGGGGCAGGTCTACCGCAAGCTCGGCACCTCGGTCGAAACCCAGCTCATGGTCTTCGACAAGGTGCAGAAAGACGGCGAGATGATCCGCGCCACGGTTCAGCACCTGGATGAAGCCCTTCCTTTTGTCGACGCCGTGGCCGCAACCCGGCCCGAGGCGCGCCCCGTACAACAGGCGGCGGCGATCCCTTGCGGGCGGCCGACTGTTCCCTCATCTGCCCCGCGGAAGACCGCCGGTGCGCCTTTCGCCGTCACCAAACCCCAAGCGAATGCCGTCCGCCCGCTCAGCTTCACAAGCTTTCAGACCCCGCGCGACAACAGGCCCGTCTCGGACATCTATGCGCGCTACCGCCCACAGCGGATCGAGATCGCAGGCGCGCAGGAACATCCCACGCCCTTGGTCGAAAGCATCGCCATGGCTTCCGTGGCGCCGCCCGTGCCCTCTGGCGCGGCCAGTGCGGAATTGCGCCTGCCCGCCAAGCTGATCGAGGAGGGACATCTCTCCGAGGCGCAACTCGAGACCATCATCATGGCCAATGATGCCCACGGGCGTGACCTCCCGGGGCGCTTCACCATCGACGAGGACCAAACCAAACTGACGCGCGCCGACGATGACCCGGAGGCACAGGCCTATCGCCTCGGCTATTTCCTCGGCGACGGCACCGGCTGCGGCAAGGGGCGCGAATGCGCGGGGCTCATCCTCGTGAACTGGCTGGCCGGGCGCAGGAAGGCGATCTGGGTCTCCAAATCCGCCACGCTCATCGAGGACGCGATCCGCGACTTGACCGATCTTGGAGGCTCGCCCGCCGACATTCAGCCGCTCTCCAAATGGAAACCGGACCAGCCCATCCCCATGGGCGACGGTATCCTCTTCGTCACCTACGCCACGCTGCGCTCGGCCGGCAAATGCGGCACCACGCGGCTGAGCCAGATCCTCGACTGGATGGGTGAAGACTTCGAATGCGTCCTCGCTTTCGATGAAGCCCATGCCATGCAGAACGCCGCAGGGTCCGAGCAGGGCAGGGGGGGCAAACCCTCCCAGCAGGGTCTTGCCGGCCTCCGGCTGCAATTGGCAGCACCCCGTGCACGCGTCTTCTACGTTTCAGCAACGGGAGCCACGAGCGTGCACAACCTCGCCTATGCCGCACGTCTCGGGCTCTGGGGGCAGGGACCCGAATACCCCTTCCCGAGCCGCGAGAGTTTCGTCTCGGCAATGGAGGCGGGTGGTGTCGCCGCCATGGAGGTGGTCGCACGCGATCTCAAGACGCTCGGTCTCTACACGGCCCGCGCCCTCAGCTTCGATGGCGTGGAATATGATGTGCTCGAACACGCGCTGACCCCGGCTCAGATCGAGATCTACGACGCCTATGCAGGTGCGTTTCGGACGATCCACCACAATCTCGAGGCGGCACTGACCGCGACTGGCGTCAACGATGCCTCGGGGGAGACCAATGCCTCGGCCGCACGCGCCTCGGCCAAGTCCCGGTTTGAAAGCACCAAGCAGCGCTTCTTCAACCACCTCCTTATGGGCATGAAAGCCCCGACCATCATCCGCGCCATCGCGGACGACCTGGCAGCGGGCCACGCTTGCGTCATCCAGGTGGTCTCGACAGGTGAGAGCCTGCTGAAACGCCGGCTTGAAACGATGGACCCCGACGACGAGCTCGTCGAGGGGGCCTTGACGCCGCGCGACTATGTTCTGGGCTACCTCGAACAAGCCTTTCCGATCAACGCGCAAAAGCTCGTGGAGATCGACGGCAACATGGTCGCGGAACCCTTGCGGGATGAGGCCGGCGCGCTGGTCGTCTCGCGCGAAGCGCTCGCTTTGCGTGACGCGGCCATGATGGAGTTGATTACGCTGGCGCCGATCCCCTCGGCGCTCGATCAGATCCTCTGGGCCTTTGGCGACGAGGCCGTCGCTGAAGTCACGGGGCGGTCCATCCGGCCCCTCAAGGCCGAGGATGGTCATCTCTTCATCGAGAAGCGCAGCGCCAGCAGTAATTCGTCGGAGACCCAAGCCTTCATGGACGGCGAAAAGGAAATCCTGATCTTCTCCGATGCGGGCGGTACGGGCCGGTCCTACCATGCGGCGCAAACGGCGAAGAACCAGAAGCGGCGGCGGCACTATCTGCTGGAGCCCGGCTGGCGTGCGGATGCGGCCATCCAGGGGCTCGGCCGCACGCATCGCTCGGCCCAGGTCAGCGCGCCCTTCTTCCGGGTCTGCACCTCCGATGTGCATGGCGATAAACGCTTCACCTCGACGATTGCCAAACGCCTCGACCAGCTGGGGGCCTTGACGAAGGGCCAGCGCGAGACCGGCTCGCAAGGCATGTTCCGCGAGGAGGACAATCTCGAAAGCCCGATCGCGCGGGCGGCTTTGCGTGGGTATTTCGCCGATCTTGCTGCCGGGCGGGCCGAGGCGATGAGCTACGAGCGCTTCACCGACTGGACCGCGCTGCGGCTGATCGACAAGGGCGGTGTGCTGCTCGAAGAGCTTCCCCCGATCCAGCGGTTTCTGAATCGGGTGTTGGCGCTGCCCATCCACATGCAGAACTCGCTCTTTGCCGAGTTCATGCGCCGGATCGCTGATCAGACTGAGCGGGCGCGCGCGGCGGGCACGCTCGATCTCGGCGTGGAAACCCTGCGCGGCGAAAGGATCGAACAGGTTTCCACCGAAGACCTCTGGACCTGCCCGAAATCCGGCGCGGTGACGCGGATCATCGGGCTCGAGGTCACCGACCCAGTCCATGTGCTGTCGGCGGATGACGCCCTGTCGCGCAATCCCGACAAGCTCCCCATGGTCAACCGCGCGTCTGGCCGCGCGGCGCTCATCTCGGCGCGGCCCATGCAGATGTATGACGAAGATATCGTCACACTCATGCGCAAGGCCGTGCGGCCCAACGGGTCGAGCTATCTGGAGGAAACGCGGTTCGAGTCCTCGGCCTGGGAAGAGATCGGCAAGCCCGAGTTCGTACGGCTTTGGGATGAAGAGGCTGCGTCCCTGCCGAAAACCACCACGACCAAGCTCTACCTGCTGACCGGGCTGCTGTTGCCGATCTGGAAGGACATTCCGACCACGAATGAACGCATCTACAGGGTCACGCCTGACGGGGCGACGGCCATGATCGGGCGCACGTTGAGCGAAGAAGGGGCGGCCACGCTCCGCGCCCGCTTCCTTGTCTCCAACCCGCAAACGCCGCAAGAGATGCTGACTGCCGCTCTCGGCACCACCACCGCGCCGGTCGATCTGGGCCGGGGTCTCACGCTGACCCGTCGCCGGGTTGCAGGCGAGATGCGCCTCGAGCTCTCTGGTGCGGATCGGGGCATGATCGAGGGTCTCAAGTCCATGGGGTGTTTCACCGAGATCATCGCCTTCCAGCTGCGGGTGTTCCTGCCGCATGGGGACGGGGTCGATACATTGTGCATCCTCTCCCGGATTGTTGGAACCGGCCCAGACGCCACGCGGGACGTAACTTCAGTGGCAGCATAATAGGCGAGGGGACGATCATGACACTCGAAGAGATCAAAGCCGCCATCGATGCAAATCAGACCGTGCACTGGGCCAACACCGGCTACCGCGTGCACAAGGACAGCCTCGGCCAATACCTGATTACGTTTGAGCCGAACGGTAACACCATCGGGCTGACCGACCGGAGCGAGCTGCGGCTGAACGGGGATGAGGCAGAGTTCTTCATCGCGGAATCGGAGGAGGGCGACGAGAAGAGCCAAGACAGCCATCTGAGGCCAGACGGGCAGGGGAGGGGCGTCGTACACGGCGGGGAAGTGGCACAACCACTCAGGAGGCAGCGCTGAACTGAAGGTTGGGAAGAAAGGAAAGCGAGCTTTCTGATTTGTGATCCCAGGAGGGGTCGAAAAAGCAATCCCGGTTGCGCTGGCAAGAACGTCAGGCACTGGCCAATCCAAGAAGGAACTATCCCATGTTCGCAGGAACCCTCACCCGCAACGACGAGACCGCAGCCGCCGAGTACACCGGCATGATCCACTCGTCACGCTTTGACATCGCCATCCAGCTTGAGGCACGGGCCAAGATGTCCGCACGCAGCCCGGATTACGACGTGACAGCAATCAACAAGTCGGGCCGCAAGGTCCGCATCGGCACGGCCTGGAACGAAACCGGCAATATCAGCGGCAACCCCTACATCTCGATGCAGATCGATGTCGGCCTCGGCCCGTTCCGCGTCAACGCGGTGCAGACGAAAGAAGCGCGCGCGGCCCAGAGCGGCGAATTCGAGATCATCCCGCTGGTCTCGAACGGCCTGATGAAATCCGGCTCGATCTCGGGCGAGCTCACCGCCATGGACGCTGACAACGCCTTCACCGGCTACATCGCCAATATGATGTTCGATCTGGAGTTCATGCTGATCGAGAACAGCTACAAGACTGAGGAGACCCACCCCGACTACCGGATCGAGGTCAGCTCGCCTCGGGGCACGCCGATCCGCTTCGGTTCGGCCTGGATGGCGAAAAGCAGCCGCACGGGCAATGACTACCTGTCGCTGCTGATCAACACGCCCGATGGCGACCTGCGCGTAAACGCAGTGCAGAACGAAGAGCAGCGCGGTGGGCAGACCTTCTCGATCATCCCGTTCATCGACAGCGGTGAGCAGCTGCAGGACGCAGGCGCGGGGCTGTCGCTGGTCGCCTGACTACAGCAAGAGGCCTGAACAACCGAGCAGCAAGGGGAGCCGTGGTTACACGGTTCCCCTTTGTCTTCGTCGGTATGTTTGTGGGCAGCCCGACACATGACCGTCGTGAGATGTGTGCTTATTCCGCCAACAGTTCCGTGGCCGTCCGCCTAATTCTGGCCTCGATCGCTGAATCGTCCAAGTTATGTTCTTTGGCAATCAACCGAATGGCCCCGTGCACGTCGCCTGGAGCCTTATCAGATTGAAACGGGGCATCCGTTTCGGTGAGAAGTCGTTCTATAGGGGTCGTTTCAAGCAAGTTCCGTCCCCGTGGAGCCAGCAGCATCTGTTCGTTGACCGAAAAATAGCAGCCTAGTTCCAAAGCGCGTCTGATCTCCGCCCCCGAAGCGTTGAACCAGTGCAAAACAGGAACACATGTGCGATGCGCCCCCGTTTTCTCGATGACATCAAGCACCTGTTTAGCGGTTCGAACACTGTGAATGCTGATTACCTTCTCGCCGAGCCTTGCACAGAGCGCCATCACGCGTTCGAACACCAATTTCTGGCGTTCGAATGAAGGATAGAACCGGCGACCTGCATCCAGGCCGACCTCGCCGATATACCTGGTCGAGGGAGCGAGTTCTTCGAACTGAGATAGCTCCGATGCTCGTTGCGCGACAAGCTGCGGGTGCATTCCAAGGGCTGCATGCACAAAGCGCCTGGTACGGGCCATCTCAGCGTTTCGGGCAAAAGCCTTGGGTGTCGTCGTCACTGCCAGGGTCAGGCATCGCGCGGCCTCGCAACGAGTGTACTCAGCCTCCATGTTTTGATACAGGTCGAGGTGACAATGAAAGTCGACAGGACCGGGTCGACTCTCATCACACATGCTTCGCCCTTACGCCCTTTAGGATCTCCGACACCTCGTCCATCCCACGCCGATAGACGTCCACGTAAGCGTCCAGATCGTCATGGTTAAGAGGGCCAGGTTTTTGCACGAGAAACCGCGCACGGCCGGGGTTTTGTCGCAAATTCTCGGCGGCAAACATGAAGGACCTGATGTTCTTTCCGTCGGCTGATTTCGAGTCCAAAATTTCTTTCTTCAGGTCATCAAGAAAATATTGCGTGGTGTCCGCTTCATCCAGCCCTGCAGCGAGTGATGCGCGACGGATCAGGCAAGGAACACAACGCCCGCAATGCTGGGGCGGCGCGCTCTCGAAACGGACCTGTGCAGGGTGCGAACAAGACATCGAGGCCGGGGCCAACTCGGCCAGAAGGTCGCGATCTTTGCATTCTCTGGCCATCTCTCCCTTCGTCTTGAATCGATAGGGGTTTTCCAGCGTCACGTCGATGCCCAGAACTTTGACCAGTTCTGACATTAATCGGATGAAATGCGGATGGGCCGTCCGTGTGCTAAGTGATCCGAGCCTATGGGCGTCCATAGGTACATTCAGCGCGATTAATCCGTTTTCGGGGATGAGCACCTTGTCCGTGGAGGCGACGGCATCGGCCGCAACCACGGCGAGGCTGTAGAAGAGGAAGGAGCGGGCCCTCTGGTTGTTGTCGCTCCCAGCTTTGGCAAAGTCCGACTTTCGGAAGCCGATATAGGCCCGGACGGATTCGAACGCGTCCGCATGGCGTTCCTTCAATACCTCGAGCAGCTGGCGCTGCGCGCTGGACGCCTCACCGTCCCAATAATGGCTGACCAGGAGCGGTCGTTGCCCCGAGGCGAGGAGATCGATCGCGCCGATGAGACTGTCCAATCCGCCCGAGAACAGGCTCACTTGCGTGAAGTCTGTGAGGTCCATCTCTTCGGGTTGTTTCGTGAAGGACTGGAATTCGTCCGGCCGGTGACGGAACGTGAAACTCCAATGATCGCCCGTCAAGAATTGCAGCATTCGGGACAGATGGTCGTGCTGGCGTCGCCAGAGCTCGGGCTCTGCCACGGGAACGCTGAGATCGATCATGCGCGTCCATCCGTCATCGGCGTACCGCTCCCGCGAGACGCCGGTGTCGGCGGCGTACACCGCGGTCGCCATGATCATGAGGTCGACTGCGGCCTCGCTCGGTGTCGCGCCCAGCTTGAAGAGCCGGTCCAGCAGCTGACCCAGTCCCCTGTCGAGATCCCCAAAATTGTCGACCATATCGATAGTGATGTCAGTTGCACCCTCTGGAGGTACGATGTCGGCGCGCCCCAAACGAACGAAGATGTTTCGTCTCATTGCATGGTCTCCAGGACGGCTCCGAGCATGTCGAAGGTATCGGCATAAACCTCGGAAATGCTTCTATCGATTTCGGATTGTGTCGGTTGGGATCCGACATCGAACCGGTTACCAAGCGCGTCCCTGACCCGTCCCTGCGTAAAATCGCGTGTGATCCGCTCAGCCTCCCGGAAGTCGGCGTCGGATGCGGATCCGTGCAACGCGTTCGTGCCGATCTCGTTCAGGACCTTGGTAACCACGCTCCGGGTGATCACATCACACAGGAATTCATCGAGTTGATCGCGAGAAAGCTCATCGAATGCGCCTGGATCATCTTCCGCGACCTCTGCGATCGCTTCGAGCATCGCGTCACGGGCGATCGATTCATCGATCGTCCCACCATCGGGACAGATTACCTCCGCGACGGCTTCGAGGACCTCCGCGGCCGGCCGACCCGCAAGGTCTTGAAGATCAAATCGCGCGAGCGCCGCCTCGGCACCTTCGTTCGCGACGGCGCTTGCGAGCCCGGCGACACCTGACGCCACCCGAGTGGAGTGAGGCATTCGGCGTGCTGCCCCGGCACCGCCCCCCGCAGCGCTGACGTAGCCTTTCAGTGCCCGTCCGAGCGACTTGCTACCGCCACCGTTCGTAAAACGGGTGAATTGGCCGCGTGGATAGGTGAAATTGCCGCCGGGAGTTTCCACGTTGGGCGGCGTCTGCGCTGCGCTCAGCTCGTCGCCCTCACCAGGGGTCGGTTTTTCGGTCTCAGAACTATCGCTTCCGGCCTGATCTGACCCTTCATCGCCACCGCCCATGCCCGGATCGACGTCGTCGACCCAATCCGGAACGAGGCCGGACGCGGGTCCACCGTATGAGTTCGAAGTCCCCATTACCCTTTTTCCTTCCCACGGCCAAGTCGTCCACCGCCCGCAGCGAGCTGGAGCGGCTTGTTCTCATCAAGTTTGGCCCAGCCCTCTTTGAGTTTGGCAAACTCTCGTTTGGCTTCCGCTCCGGTGAAGATCTTGTCCCAGCCCGTGGCTGCCCATGGCCCTAACTGACCGCTTGGCAGGTCCGCGAGAAGGCGAACCGTAGGGGTCTGGAGATTGGCGGATATTTTGCAAAGCTCCGCAAGGCCTTCGATGCCACCAGGCCGCTTCTTCAGATCTGTTGCAGCCCTGATCCTTGCGGCCACCACGTCAAAGATCTGCTCGATCTCTCCGGGCGTGAGCTTGGCGATTTCTACTGCCGCTGCGCGCGCGCCTAGGGTACTGCCGCAAAGCTTCTCGATCCAGTCCTCTTTCAGAGCGAGATTGGATCCTGCGGTGAATAGCGCCTTGCGATCTCGGGACACGAACAAATACGGACGCAGATCCTCGTTC
Protein-coding sequences here:
- a CDS encoding DUF3768 domain-containing protein — encoded protein: MTITAQPQTDCPDPSVIAAQNDAFRKLACLGVPPAQPIQGRMHVTRSLMEAGDGFMAEAVKATGEFDTFEPENDPEGWHDFGSVTVRGETVFWKIDLYEADSDFRYGAETPDNPTTTMRELTIMMARDW
- a CDS encoding strawberry notch family protein, which codes for MTQPKPASPALSTSDGHLASALAQVGAEIDHQPLRSSALARMMREAFHGSDAGGAWDWRMAYDVMQAAAIRVLLRGDGAAGDIAAAKLLASRLLTETRRSEQQIRLQQFSTPLPFAALVLRAAAVRKGETVLEPSAGTGALAAFAARAGATLLLNEIDPFRQSLLRAVFGGEVTGHDGEHIDDLLQTLVLPDVVVMNPPFASSVDRSRDKHIAAKHLIAAAKRLAPGGRMVAIMPQGFAPERDAAHWSRACGLMTPRLVLTMPGQVYRKLGTSVETQLMVFDKVQKDGEMIRATVQHLDEALPFVDAVAATRPEARPVQQAAAIPCGRPTVPSSAPRKTAGAPFAVTKPQANAVRPLSFTSFQTPRDNRPVSDIYARYRPQRIEIAGAQEHPTPLVESIAMASVAPPVPSGAASAELRLPAKLIEEGHLSEAQLETIIMANDAHGRDLPGRFTIDEDQTKLTRADDDPEAQAYRLGYFLGDGTGCGKGRECAGLILVNWLAGRRKAIWVSKSATLIEDAIRDLTDLGGSPADIQPLSKWKPDQPIPMGDGILFVTYATLRSAGKCGTTRLSQILDWMGEDFECVLAFDEAHAMQNAAGSEQGRGGKPSQQGLAGLRLQLAAPRARVFYVSATGATSVHNLAYAARLGLWGQGPEYPFPSRESFVSAMEAGGVAAMEVVARDLKTLGLYTARALSFDGVEYDVLEHALTPAQIEIYDAYAGAFRTIHHNLEAALTATGVNDASGETNASAARASAKSRFESTKQRFFNHLLMGMKAPTIIRAIADDLAAGHACVIQVVSTGESLLKRRLETMDPDDELVEGALTPRDYVLGYLEQAFPINAQKLVEIDGNMVAEPLRDEAGALVVSREALALRDAAMMELITLAPIPSALDQILWAFGDEAVAEVTGRSIRPLKAEDGHLFIEKRSASSNSSETQAFMDGEKEILIFSDAGGTGRSYHAAQTAKNQKRRRHYLLEPGWRADAAIQGLGRTHRSAQVSAPFFRVCTSDVHGDKRFTSTIAKRLDQLGALTKGQRETGSQGMFREEDNLESPIARAALRGYFADLAAGRAEAMSYERFTDWTALRLIDKGGVLLEELPPIQRFLNRVLALPIHMQNSLFAEFMRRIADQTERARAAGTLDLGVETLRGERIEQVSTEDLWTCPKSGAVTRIIGLEVTDPVHVLSADDALSRNPDKLPMVNRASGRAALISARPMQMYDEDIVTLMRKAVRPNGSSYLEETRFESSAWEEIGKPEFVRLWDEEAASLPKTTTTKLYLLTGLLLPIWKDIPTTNERIYRVTPDGATAMIGRTLSEEGAATLRARFLVSNPQTPQEMLTAALGTTTAPVDLGRGLTLTRRRVAGEMRLELSGADRGMIEGLKSMGCFTEIIAFQLRVFLPHGDGVDTLCILSRIVGTGPDATRDVTSVAA
- a CDS encoding regulator; translation: MAILKFSASAVAAQIAHARACKTFLPNWNGPVDRPALILIVGYGVHLRSNGIDGTTTRIVTTEQADPSFAFADGMNPFRDTDWMAQRRMAFRDLTGQFYTDILDDVQVLIDRGQGAIRLATDGHSIRVFVRRASDYLIGGTYEVPSGLGGTFRVILKDACDTFAIVQNCGNSAFWEYEDDDAAPMSRERAARQGIGASTHSHKRCEDFDAMQPYRVPLDALMEIDDRRAA
- a CDS encoding DUF6330 family protein → MSRKEPKTLRVACFEDGHRKIITFKHGAYWWSASEGAYPLSAALETIKEQGGWVETIPNPNYRPKGLFG
- a CDS encoding ParB/RepB/Spo0J family partition protein codes for the protein MTTSLKPVSVAIGDLVAHPANVRSNSPETYHPENIAHLKASIAVLGLLQPLLVQKIDGKYAVLAGGRRHAALKELVADKAAKGFTAKTKIDCRLVPDDCDVTTALSLAENITQAPMNAIDEFEAFARMMEIDGQTPETIAKTFGTTVAAVKGRLRYGLIHPDIRAAARAKTITLDTMKAFAEHPSQEVQNEVFEALTKEDSYLQAYTVRQALKSRGVQVSDDIGAFVREDYEARGGAIAADLLEEHSVLEDAALVETILLEKLGAVAEQARAKLGFAWADAMVRYDYATMADYGRVYPGPIEPDETAQKRIDEITAELEKLQLEMEDEGLEDDAYNALYDRVDALEVEARDLQEAYSAEDLARAGVIASWSNGQVTLHIGLVRPEDIVKEEGAPSSSTNTTGEEAPDAGEITYPASLAEDLKTERAMALGAAMALHPEATLDLALFKLVSDVLGSGMSVTQAIKFEARKEYRSHAKMDEINETSLEQVAAAHDALDLSWLDATRSPADQFAAFRALDAGEKAKLVAYATASTTQSCFARDRQRDSLMHEFEIEIMPDIRAHWTPNAALFNRFKKAWLLKILGEDLGLAQEAVTLASSSKKEIVAFCDKLFAEPFATLTDAQRAAVAAWCPPMMQTNGVAVDEAETTAETPEPDSEIAQAA